The Campylobacter sp. RM10537 genome has a segment encoding these proteins:
- a CDS encoding pentapeptide repeat-containing protein produces MSQFTKEEQDKIFLALSKNFNIDINCIFYQLVRDTSSPTSYECFCIRGVNFNHVYFSSFNDIPLCFEECCFEFINFNIKEVKNVCFFRKCKLNTITALGVKFGHFFEISDCNIDKLNFYGHSEFYTYARIYSNKINEILLYYIKFHKVDFSKNIFLKPFTPHNVEFLDNVKFDFCSFQDQVSFYKVSFGKNVRFSDAYFNKKSIFSRAYFKKDVYFNNVKFLSGVNFKESSFFGKAYFSFANFGEVNFSKAIFYDIANFYNTIFSETPNFSQAIFKGNLNAVNTNLNFDFENLEKKINQECEEFNKKEQNKKSLDKFANDFRDSFRVFKNALIKDNNLLDASNFHKCELYCKEIELKQSWNKLKNVTTDEDIKQNNRNHSQLVDFLLLGFYRKLCDHHTDFLRVFNNLILLIALYALFIFGFTWLHDDKLKDTRAILTLFGFFDKFEFYFNIGVVICMSFGLILIGKNFIKSFLSILKIFQCLPYIKKWLLKVFKKEIFIKLFSRLKIIILDLCYLMESLVIALLIPCVFYILFAIFDFFLNLDQGFKYLLFVNSLFVNSYICLVYTKSLFFGRYVALILSYVVFFIMLINQPSIILPLIGKFLGDSNGNSNHASLLTLNILYTILMALVLFSLQKTARKNSIVPS; encoded by the coding sequence ATGTCACAATTTACAAAAGAGGAGCAAGACAAAATATTTTTAGCCTTATCTAAAAATTTTAATATTGATATAAATTGTATTTTTTATCAGCTTGTTCGAGATACTTCTTCGCCGACTTCTTATGAGTGTTTTTGTATTAGAGGAGTTAATTTTAATCATGTATATTTTTCATCATTTAATGATATTCCGTTGTGTTTTGAAGAGTGTTGTTTTGAATTTATTAATTTTAATATTAAAGAAGTAAAAAATGTATGTTTCTTTAGAAAATGCAAACTAAACACTATTACTGCTTTAGGCGTAAAATTTGGTCATTTTTTTGAAATAAGTGATTGTAATATTGATAAATTAAATTTTTACGGACACTCTGAATTCTATACATATGCTAGAATATATAGTAATAAAATAAATGAAATCTTATTATATTATATTAAATTTCATAAAGTTGATTTTTCAAAAAATATTTTTTTAAAACCTTTCACTCCGCACAATGTTGAATTTTTAGATAATGTAAAATTTGATTTTTGTAGCTTTCAAGATCAAGTATCTTTTTATAAGGTTTCCTTCGGTAAAAATGTTAGATTTAGCGATGCTTATTTTAATAAAAAATCTATTTTTTCTAGGGCGTATTTTAAAAAAGATGTATATTTTAACAATGTAAAATTTTTAAGTGGTGTAAATTTTAAAGAATCATCTTTTTTTGGAAAAGCATATTTTTCTTTTGCAAATTTTGGAGAAGTAAATTTTAGCAAGGCTATTTTTTATGATATCGCTAATTTTTATAATACAATTTTTAGCGAAACTCCGAATTTCTCCCAAGCGATTTTCAAAGGAAATTTAAATGCTGTTAATACAAATTTAAATTTTGATTTTGAAAATTTAGAAAAGAAAATCAATCAAGAGTGTGAAGAGTTTAATAAAAAAGAACAAAATAAAAAATCTTTAGATAAATTTGCTAATGATTTTAGAGATTCTTTTAGGGTTTTTAAAAATGCCTTGATAAAAGATAACAATCTCTTAGATGCATCAAATTTTCACAAATGCGAGCTTTATTGTAAAGAGATAGAGCTAAAACAAAGTTGGAATAAGCTTAAAAATGTCACGACTGACGAAGATATAAAGCAAAACAATAGAAATCATTCTCAATTGGTAGATTTTTTACTTTTGGGATTTTATCGCAAACTTTGCGATCATCATACGGACTTTTTGCGAGTTTTTAACAATCTTATATTATTAATTGCTTTGTATGCTTTGTTTATTTTTGGTTTTACTTGGCTTCATGATGACAAGCTTAAAGATACAAGGGCAATTTTAACTTTATTTGGATTTTTTGATAAATTTGAGTTTTATTTTAATATCGGGGTTGTTATTTGTATGTCCTTTGGGCTTATTTTGATAGGTAAAAATTTTATCAAATCTTTTTTAAGTATTTTAAAAATTTTTCAATGTTTGCCTTATATAAAAAAATGGTTGCTAAAAGTCTTTAAAAAAGAAATTTTTATAAAACTTTTTTCAAGATTAAAGATAATAATCTTGGATTTATGCTATTTGATGGAAAGTTTAGTTATCGCATTGCTTATCCCTTGTGTTTTTTATATATTGTTTGCAATTTTTGATTTTTTCTTAAATTTAGACCAAGGCTTTAAATACTTGTTATTTGTAAATTCTTTATTTGTTAACTCGTATATTTGTTTGGTTTATACGAAATCTTTGTTTTTTGGTCGATATGTAGCACTTATCTTGTCATATGTGGTATTTTTTATAATGCTAATAAACCAACCTAGCATAATTCTTCCTTTAATAGGAAAATTTCTAGGTGATTCTAATGGAAATTCTAATCATGCAAGTTTGTTAACTTTAAATATATTATATACCATACTTATGGCTTTAGTCCTTTTTTCACTCCAAAAAACCGCACGTAAAAATTCCATAGTGCCTAGCTAA
- a CDS encoding pentapeptide repeat-containing protein: protein MEELTKEQAIIDIAENLGISKEYVNFDENKEIYTIKDNNNLKKIHIKKFNCKLYEQYNLSFKKCVFECEIKDTRGLSLNIGNKIFFLKCDFENKIIFFNLYFKNISFILCNFKNETTFQACTFKTFCNFESSVFEHFISFDQSTFLDKVSFYNTYFYKLPNFSRVTFKGDLIATNINLNFDFDELESKIRKGDINFIEYRIKQDEKPLDKFANDFRDSFRVFKNALIKDNNLLDASNFHKYELYCKEIELKQSWNKLKNVTTDEDIKQNNRNYSQLVDFLLLGFYRKLCDHHTDLLRVFNNLILLISLYVLYNFFILYISGKEIINDTKIYLSDIFHNNIFWYIPGILLFICVCSIYFCKNKEKTHVINREIKIKKFQWCKIIIKEILNFLFVCMICYMGISIFGIVGDFLAKFFGLKIFKDVVYISFACLSFFGLFLFFINSLVLRYIFISFSYFVVAFVLFLKPKEFYFIYNIFKDDDKNLAIMSSLNVVYFTLIILVLFSLQKTARKNSIVPS, encoded by the coding sequence ATGGAAGAACTAACAAAAGAACAAGCAATAATAGATATAGCTGAAAATTTAGGAATATCTAAAGAGTATGTAAATTTTGATGAAAATAAGGAAATTTATACCATTAAAGATAATAATAATTTAAAAAAAATACACATAAAAAAATTTAATTGTAAATTATATGAACAATATAATTTATCTTTTAAAAAATGTGTATTTGAATGTGAAATTAAAGATACCAGAGGCTTAAGTTTAAATATAGGAAATAAAATATTTTTTTTGAAATGTGATTTTGAAAATAAAATTATTTTTTTTAATCTTTATTTTAAAAATATATCTTTCATCTTGTGCAATTTTAAAAATGAAACAACCTTTCAAGCTTGCACATTTAAAACTTTTTGCAATTTTGAAAGCAGTGTTTTTGAACATTTTATAAGTTTTGATCAAAGCACATTTTTAGATAAAGTCAGTTTTTATAATACATATTTTTATAAGTTGCCAAATTTTTCTCGAGTGACTTTTAAAGGAGATTTGATTGCTACAAATATAAATTTAAATTTTGATTTTGATGAATTGGAAAGTAAAATAAGAAAAGGGGATATAAATTTTATAGAATATAGAATAAAACAAGATGAAAAACCTTTAGATAAATTTGCTAATGATTTTAGAGATTCTTTTAGGGTTTTTAAAAATGCCTTGATAAAAGATAACAATCTCCTAGACGCATCAAATTTTCACAAATACGAGCTTTATTGTAAAGAGATAGAGCTAAAACAAAGTTGGAATAAGCTTAAAAATGTCACGACTGACGAAGATATAAAGCAAAACAATAGAAATTATTCTCAATTGGTAGATTTTTTACTTTTGGGATTTTATCGCAAACTTTGCGATCATCATACGGATTTATTACGAGTTTTTAACAATCTTATATTGTTAATATCTTTATATGTTTTATACAATTTTTTTATTTTGTATATTAGTGGTAAAGAAATCATAAATGATACTAAAATCTATTTAAGTGATATTTTTCATAATAATATTTTTTGGTATATACCGGGTATTTTACTATTTATATGTGTTTGCTCCATATATTTTTGTAAAAATAAAGAAAAAACGCATGTAATAAATCGAGAAATCAAAATAAAAAAATTTCAATGGTGTAAGATTATAATAAAAGAAATACTTAATTTTTTATTTGTTTGTATGATTTGTTATATGGGTATTTCTATCTTTGGTATAGTTGGAGATTTTTTAGCAAAATTTTTTGGTTTAAAAATATTTAAAGATGTTGTGTATATATCTTTTGCGTGTTTAAGCTTTTTTGGATTGTTTTTGTTTTTTATAAATTCTCTTGTTTTGAGATATATTTTTATATCTTTTTCGTATTTTGTTGTAGCTTTTGTTTTATTTTTAAAGCCGAAAGAATTTTATTTCATATACAATATTTTTAAGGATGATGATAAAAATTTAGCCATAATGAGTAGTTTGAACGTGGTATATTTTACTTTGATTATTTTAGTCCTTTTTTCACTCCAAAAAACTGCACGTAAAAATTCCATAGTGCCGAGCTAA
- a CDS encoding DUF7149 domain-containing protein, whose product MRFKLESLEDFAKKYHIKIPTKDIIEDFKNQIKDFLKQALKQNLEEFQKNEISHFLKKIYGYEINIKDRIDLAIYQEDIANVIFEVKSTTNKKEFPQSSKNLLSKAFYESILYFLRERKNKKNNFIKHIILCNAKEFFIIDAREYERLFYNDKEINKHFKNCDKQEGTSVKTEVFFEKVANYLLDFDQEICYTYFALDENLHDKDLSYIYQILSPQVLLRQKQNYDANALNSNFYKELLYILGLHENDKKNIILSDIPNTLSDAIRQAYKDISFDDIFALLITWNNRILFLRLFESMLLSFEHIKIPFLTASKIPNFIRLSELFFEVLAKKEDQRKSQEFDFIPYMNSSLFDKNTQEMQGKDIRFLDSKPLEIYANSILKKDKDYVNLKHLPLLEYLFAFLRAYDFTTTNKDIQNNQKINHDKLINSSVLGNVFEKLNGYKEGSFYTPSFITSYMCEESITKVVLDKFNAKFDLEAKDISELRKALRKEDKKAQKELLNSIKICDPAVGSGHFLVSALNVMIKIYDQLNLFEHEFYLKLENDEILIQNNFNDYISYKCPMREDDKAHLIQQELFHIKKDIIENCLFGVDINPNSCEITKLRLWIELLKFSYYIFENGKNTHTLQTLPNIDINIKCGNSLIAYFDTQKSLSHYPNIKERMKKYQHIVKDYKEGFYTDKNLIAKEIKNLKESFKNFCLKDKFAKEIKQLTNNANEYSKKYGDFLADEHHDEKFKSFFSKNMFEFSFDEKAARKEFKKLLDLYERIFELEKSHPFEWRFEFPEVLDNNGNFQGFDLIIGNPPYIRQEEIKELKPNLAKNYKVYKGTSDIYTYFYELGFNVLKENGVLSFITSNKYTRAGYGEALREFLLKNTQILEYIDLNGVKVFDSATVDTSILSFKKLKPKDSYFKYLALDNENLKVCQFNIALNTNFKELPQKSLSKESFTFSDENISALKAKIERIGTPLKDWYGLNINYGIKTGYNEAFIITTEKRNEILANCKDEEEKERTAKLIRKMLRGRDIKRYAYEWAGLWIIFIPWHFPNTENPKTMLENEQDLKKQYPSLYNHLFSHKARLSKRNKDETGIRYEWYCLQRWGANYYQEFEKEKIVYPNMNKEFIAFYDNKLFLVNQKCFILSHEENNKKELLYLTALLNSNVNFYYFKQIGAKLGASGYEMSKIFVEKLPIPKINSKNQKTADELVTLVDEILKAKEQDKNADTKIQEDKINTLVYKLYNLTEDEIKIIEGK is encoded by the coding sequence ATGCGTTTTAAGCTAGAGAGTTTAGAGGATTTTGCTAAAAAATATCATATTAAAATTCCTACTAAAGATATCATAGAGGATTTTAAAAATCAAATCAAAGATTTTTTAAAACAAGCGTTAAAACAAAATTTAGAAGAATTTCAAAAAAACGAGATTTCTCATTTTTTAAAAAAGATATATGGATATGAAATAAATATAAAAGATAGAATAGATTTAGCTATTTATCAAGAAGATATCGCTAATGTTATTTTTGAGGTAAAATCCACTACTAACAAAAAAGAATTTCCACAATCAAGCAAAAATTTACTCTCTAAAGCCTTTTATGAAAGCATACTTTATTTTTTAAGAGAAAGAAAAAATAAGAAAAATAATTTTATCAAACATATTATTCTTTGCAATGCTAAGGAATTTTTTATTATTGATGCGAGGGAATATGAAAGATTATTTTACAATGACAAAGAAATTAACAAACATTTTAAAAATTGCGATAAACAAGAAGGCACAAGCGTAAAAACTGAAGTATTTTTTGAAAAAGTTGCAAATTATTTATTGGATTTTGATCAAGAAATTTGTTATACGTATTTTGCATTAGATGAAAATTTGCATGATAAAGATTTATCCTATATTTATCAGATTTTATCCCCGCAAGTTTTATTGCGTCAAAAGCAAAATTATGATGCTAATGCTTTAAATTCAAATTTTTATAAAGAATTGCTTTACATCTTAGGTTTGCACGAAAATGATAAGAAAAATATCATTTTATCCGATATCCCAAATACATTAAGCGATGCTATAAGGCAAGCTTATAAAGATATAAGTTTTGATGATATTTTTGCACTTTTGATTACATGGAATAATAGAATTTTATTTTTGAGATTATTTGAATCCATGCTTTTATCATTTGAGCATATAAAAATACCATTTTTAACCGCGAGTAAAATTCCAAATTTTATTAGATTATCAGAGCTTTTCTTTGAGGTTTTGGCTAAAAAAGAAGACCAAAGAAAATCCCAAGAATTTGACTTTATACCTTATATGAATTCATCCTTGTTTGATAAAAATACACAGGAAATGCAAGGTAAGGATATAAGATTTTTAGATTCTAAACCACTTGAAATTTATGCAAATTCTATACTTAAAAAAGATAAAGACTATGTAAATTTAAAACATTTGCCGCTTTTAGAATATCTTTTTGCATTTTTAAGGGCTTATGATTTTACCACTACAAACAAAGATATACAAAACAATCAAAAAATAAATCATGACAAGCTTATAAATTCAAGCGTTTTAGGAAATGTTTTTGAAAAACTCAATGGCTATAAAGAAGGAAGTTTTTACACGCCAAGTTTTATAACTTCTTATATGTGCGAAGAGAGCATTACAAAAGTAGTTCTTGATAAATTCAATGCTAAATTTGATCTTGAGGCTAAAGACATAAGCGAGTTAAGAAAAGCTTTGAGAAAAGAAGATAAAAAGGCACAAAAAGAGCTTTTAAATTCCATCAAAATTTGCGATCCAGCCGTAGGAAGCGGACATTTTCTAGTTTCTGCTTTAAATGTTATGATTAAAATTTATGATCAATTGAATTTATTTGAGCATGAATTTTATTTAAAATTGGAAAATGATGAGATTTTGATACAAAATAATTTTAATGATTATATATCTTATAAATGTCCAATGAGAGAAGATGACAAAGCGCATTTGATCCAACAAGAACTTTTTCATATAAAAAAAGACATTATAGAAAATTGTCTTTTTGGTGTGGATATCAACCCAAATTCTTGCGAGATCACTAAACTAAGACTTTGGATAGAGCTTTTAAAATTTAGCTATTATATCTTTGAAAATGGCAAAAATACCCACACTCTTCAAACCCTACCCAACATCGACATAAATATAAAATGCGGAAATTCTTTGATCGCGTATTTTGATACTCAAAAATCTTTATCGCATTACCCTAACATCAAAGAGCGTATGAAAAAGTATCAACATATAGTTAAAGACTATAAGGAAGGATTTTACACCGATAAAAATCTCATCGCTAAAGAAATCAAAAACCTCAAAGAATCTTTTAAAAATTTTTGTCTTAAAGACAAATTTGCTAAAGAAATCAAACAACTAACCAACAATGCAAACGAGTATTCTAAAAAATACGGCGATTTTTTAGCCGATGAACATCACGATGAAAAATTTAAAAGCTTTTTTTCTAAAAATATGTTTGAATTCAGTTTTGATGAAAAAGCTGCAAGAAAAGAATTTAAAAAACTTTTAGATCTTTATGAGCGTATTTTTGAGCTAGAAAAATCACATCCTTTTGAATGGCGTTTTGAATTCCCTGAAGTGCTTGATAATAACGGAAATTTTCAAGGCTTTGATCTCATCATCGGCAATCCGCCTTATATCAGACAAGAAGAGATAAAAGAGCTTAAGCCAAATTTAGCAAAAAATTATAAGGTTTATAAAGGCACGAGCGATATTTATACGTATTTTTACGAGCTAGGTTTTAACGTGCTTAAAGAAAACGGCGTCCTATCTTTCATCACATCTAACAAATACACTCGTGCAGGATACGGCGAGGCTTTGCGTGAATTTTTACTCAAAAATACTCAAATTTTAGAATACATCGATCTAAACGGCGTCAAAGTTTTTGATAGTGCCACAGTGGATACAAGCATACTGAGTTTTAAAAAACTAAAGCCTAAAGATTCTTATTTCAAATACCTTGCCTTAGATAATGAAAATTTAAAAGTTTGTCAATTTAATATCGCTTTAAATACAAATTTCAAAGAACTTCCGCAAAAATCCTTAAGTAAAGAAAGCTTTACTTTTAGCGATGAAAACATCAGTGCTCTAAAGGCTAAGATAGAGCGTATAGGCACTCCGCTTAAGGATTGGTATGGACTTAATATAAATTATGGTATCAAAACCGGCTACAATGAAGCTTTTATCATCACCACTGAAAAAAGAAATGAGATTTTAGCAAATTGTAAAGATGAAGAAGAAAAAGAACGCACCGCCAAACTCATACGCAAAATGCTACGCGGACGCGATATAAAAAGGTATGCTTATGAATGGGCGGGACTTTGGATAATATTTATACCTTGGCATTTTCCAAATACCGAAAATCCAAAAACTATGTTAGAAAATGAGCAGGATTTAAAAAAACAATATCCAAGTTTATATAATCACTTATTTTCACACAAAGCAAGATTATCTAAAAGAAATAAAGATGAAACAGGAATTCGTTACGAGTGGTATTGTTTGCAAAGATGGGGAGCAAATTATTATCAAGAATTTGAAAAAGAAAAGATTGTTTATCCAAATATGAATAAGGAATTTATAGCATTTTATGATAATAAACTCTTTTTAGTAAATCAAAAATGTTTTATTTTGTCACACGAAGAAAATAATAAAAAAGAGCTATTATATTTAACAGCATTGCTAAATTCTAATGTAAATTTTTATTATTTTAAACAGATTGGAGCGAAGTTAGGTGCTAGTGGTTATGAAATGAGTAAAATATTTGTAGAAAAACTTCCTATACCAAAGATAAATTCTAAAAATCAAAAAACAGCTGACGAGTTAGTAACCTTAGTCGATGAGATTTTAAAAGCCAAAGAACAAGACAAAAACGCAGATACCAAAATTCAAGAAGACAAAATAAACACTTTAGTTTATAAGTTGTATAATCTCACCGAAGACGAGATAAAAATAATCGAAGGCAAGTAA
- a CDS encoding DEAD/DEAH box helicase, with amino-acid sequence MSNNINILKYLLFIEYLTPQSLKDIKFCHDAFEISCIDDYIKNNIEQICDKNKKILDDPLNNYYIEIIIQGGIYTNKILFEKIIDKFNITEKLEDFYNILNAEYASFVLKFNGKLNFKYKNEIIKFNEFNLNDHKNFIPIIDNNFTFDKRNFYLSTAPWIANDIENINLPHHIFIDLSQSIANELSSLKDISISYFYSKAIKIINDNFPLLGNKFRISMNLTKTLNENVFLNSFYIQDLVNILENYKENKFHTIDKYLSNQPKQRIDMDKNQLEILENYIDELSLSSFASKFALMYSQQFAVNKILKIHKDHNDIYSINGPPGTGKTTLIKDVIAGIITQRAIEISKLNYDEIIKNEDGIYKLNEKLKGYEILLCSSNNKAIENISKELPKNDAINCKYIEDFDYFGTIATRFLNKKNETEIKAWGLICGVLGNGSNKSSFIYNILKDFNSKECNFIGLINYIKKNKLTDKDFNQAKNDFNQALHKVNLLLNQNKKYKHKIQKIKNFYKLKNKTNLFNNIIYLSKIFLYKVIGKNYEKNMQKNILSLEKEFYLNDETNKEKSSFFMIENNEKTELFEARNDLFIKALNLHKIAILSNNSYFAKNLEILSDLLGGTDYRNLSKNNIVEIWKSLFFVIPSISSTYASFGYCFKDIGYNEFGYLISDESGQSTITSAIGAIYRTKKAIVIGDPLQLEPIVNIPNNINNFFIKYFNIDENFNIKNTSLQNRCDFLQSYGKYIYQNNQKIWLGSPLRVHNRCDKEIFELSNKIAYDNMMIYGKKIKKNLELQNTWFDIKEEQWEGNCNKKEIEFLYTLLDEINQHNMDIGIITPFVDIRQNLTDITEKYKNLKHNKIGTIHTMQGKEADIIILILGGNNENARKWVSSKPNLINVALTRAKNIIFIIGNKENYIELDYFNHLKNINTITPNLFD; translated from the coding sequence ATGAGCAATAATATTAATATTTTAAAATATTTACTTTTTATAGAATACCTCACTCCCCAAAGCCTCAAAGATATAAAATTTTGTCATGATGCATTTGAAATTTCATGCATTGATGATTATATTAAAAATAATATTGAACAAATTTGCGACAAAAATAAAAAAATTTTAGATGATCCTTTAAATAATTATTATATAGAAATCATCATACAAGGCGGAATATACACTAATAAAATTTTATTTGAAAAAATTATAGATAAATTTAATATTACTGAAAAATTAGAGGATTTTTATAATATTTTAAATGCAGAATATGCATCTTTTGTGCTTAAATTTAATGGAAAATTAAATTTTAAATATAAAAATGAAATTATCAAATTTAATGAATTTAATCTCAATGATCATAAAAATTTTATCCCTATAATCGATAATAACTTTACTTTTGATAAAAGAAATTTTTATTTATCTACTGCTCCTTGGATTGCAAATGATATTGAAAATATAAATTTACCCCATCATATTTTTATCGATTTAAGTCAAAGCATTGCCAATGAATTATCTAGCTTAAAGGATATATCTATTAGCTATTTTTATAGTAAAGCTATAAAAATCATAAATGATAATTTTCCATTACTTGGAAATAAATTTAGAATATCAATGAATCTTACTAAAACTTTAAATGAAAATGTATTTTTAAATAGTTTTTATATACAAGATTTGGTAAATATTTTAGAAAATTACAAAGAAAATAAATTTCATACGATAGACAAATATCTAAGCAACCAACCTAAACAACGTATAGATATGGATAAAAATCAATTAGAAATTCTAGAAAATTATATTGATGAATTATCTCTTAGTTCTTTTGCAAGCAAATTTGCATTGATGTATTCTCAACAATTTGCAGTCAATAAAATACTTAAAATCCATAAAGATCATAATGATATTTATTCTATTAATGGGCCTCCAGGAACTGGAAAAACAACTCTTATAAAAGATGTCATAGCTGGTATTATCACTCAAAGAGCTATAGAAATTTCTAAACTAAACTATGATGAAATTATCAAAAATGAGGATGGTATTTATAAACTAAATGAAAAATTAAAAGGCTATGAAATTCTATTATGCTCTAGCAATAATAAAGCTATAGAAAATATAAGCAAAGAACTTCCAAAAAATGACGCTATAAATTGCAAATATATCGAAGATTTTGATTATTTTGGCACAATAGCTACAAGATTTTTAAACAAAAAAAATGAAACAGAAATTAAAGCTTGGGGCTTAATCTGTGGAGTACTAGGAAATGGTTCAAACAAATCTTCTTTTATATATAATATTTTAAAAGATTTTAACTCAAAAGAATGTAATTTTATCGGTCTTATAAATTATATTAAAAAAAATAAACTTACGGATAAAGATTTTAATCAAGCTAAAAATGATTTTAATCAAGCATTACATAAAGTTAATCTCTTGTTAAATCAAAATAAAAAATATAAACATAAAATTCAAAAAATAAAGAATTTCTATAAATTAAAAAATAAAACAAATCTATTTAATAATATTATTTATTTATCTAAAATATTTTTGTATAAAGTCATAGGAAAAAATTATGAAAAAAATATGCAAAAAAATATTCTATCTCTTGAGAAAGAATTTTATTTAAATGATGAAACAAATAAAGAAAAATCTTCTTTTTTTATGATAGAAAACAATGAAAAAACAGAACTTTTTGAAGCGCGAAATGATTTATTTATAAAAGCATTAAATCTTCATAAGATAGCTATATTAAGCAATAATTCATATTTTGCTAAAAATTTAGAAATACTGAGCGATTTATTAGGAGGTACTGATTATAGAAATCTTTCAAAAAATAATATTGTAGAAATATGGAAAAGCTTGTTTTTTGTTATTCCCTCGATAAGCTCAACTTATGCTTCTTTTGGTTATTGTTTTAAAGATATAGGCTATAATGAATTTGGATATTTAATTAGCGATGAATCTGGACAAAGCACTATAACAAGTGCAATTGGTGCTATATATAGAACAAAAAAAGCTATTGTAATAGGAGATCCACTTCAGCTTGAACCAATAGTGAATATTCCTAATAACATTAATAATTTTTTTATCAAGTATTTTAATATAGATGAAAATTTTAATATTAAAAATACATCTTTACAAAATAGATGCGATTTCTTACAATCATATGGAAAATATATCTATCAAAATAATCAAAAAATATGGCTTGGCTCTCCATTGCGTGTTCACAATCGCTGCGATAAAGAAATATTTGAATTATCTAATAAAATCGCTTATGATAATATGATGATATATGGAAAAAAAATCAAAAAAAATCTTGAATTACAAAATACTTGGTTTGATATCAAAGAAGAACAATGGGAAGGTAATTGCAACAAAAAAGAAATAGAATTCTTATATACACTTTTAGATGAAATAAATCAACATAATATGGACATTGGAATTATTACTCCATTTGTAGATATCAGACAAAATTTAACTGATATAACTGAAAAATATAAAAATTTAAAACATAATAAAATCGGTACTATTCATACAATGCAAGGAAAAGAAGCAGATATAATCATACTTATTTTGGGTGGCAATAATGAAAATGCAAGAAAATGGGTATCATCTAAGCCAAATTTAATTAATGTCGCATTAACTAGAGCAAAAAATATTATTTTTATAATAGGAAACAAAGAAAACTACATCGAGCTTGATTATTTTAATCATTTAAAAAATATAAATACAATCACACCAAATTTATTTGATTAA
- a CDS encoding type II asparaginase, producing the protein MKPRIAILATGGTIAGVINDAISTTGYKAGALDIEVLLNAVPQIKEIASIVGYQVSNIDSSDMSNEIQLKLAKKINKLLAKDEIDAVVITHGTDTMEESAYFLHLTIKSDKPVILTGAMRPSTAMSADGSKNLYNAVALAINVKSKSKGVMIVMNDRILSARAAVKTHTLNLDAFSSPDFGDLGYILDGKVYFYNTIEKLHTKNTPFDIDYLEDLPKVDILYTYSNDGNGIAAKALFENGSQALVIAGSGSGNIHKNQKNILKELMKKNLIVVISSRIQTGEVILSKEDENLGFICAQDLNPQKARILLMLALTKTKDLKTIQNFFQTY; encoded by the coding sequence ATGAAACCAAGAATCGCGATTTTAGCAACAGGTGGAACCATAGCAGGAGTTATAAATGATGCTATTAGTACAACAGGATATAAAGCAGGAGCTCTAGATATAGAAGTTTTACTTAATGCTGTGCCTCAAATTAAAGAAATTGCATCAATTGTAGGTTATCAAGTATCTAATATAGATAGCTCTGATATGTCTAATGAAATTCAGTTAAAACTTGCTAAAAAAATAAACAAGCTTTTAGCTAAAGATGAAATAGATGCTGTTGTTATAACTCATGGAACGGATACCATGGAAGAGAGTGCATATTTTTTACATTTGACAATTAAAAGCGATAAACCAGTAATCTTAACTGGTGCTATGCGTCCTTCTACGGCCATGAGTGCAGATGGATCGAAGAATCTTTATAATGCTGTAGCTTTAGCTATTAATGTAAAATCTAAAAGCAAAGGTGTTATGATTGTTATGAATGATCGAATTCTAAGCGCTAGAGCAGCAGTGAAGACTCACACTTTAAATTTGGATGCTTTTTCTTCTCCAGATTTTGGAGATTTAGGATATATTTTAGATGGAAAGGTATATTTTTACAATACAATTGAAAAATTGCATACTAAAAATACACCATTTGATATTGATTATCTTGAAGATTTACCTAAGGTAGATATACTTTACACTTATTCTAATGATGGAAATGGTATTGCAGCAAAAGCTTTGTTCGAAAATGGAAGTCAAGCTTTAGTAATTGCAGGAAGTGGATCAGGGAATATACATAAAAACCAAAAAAATATCTTAAAAGAACTTATGAAAAAAAATCTTATTGTTGTAATCAGTTCACGCATACAAACAGGAGAAGTTATTTTAAGCAAGGAAGATGAAAATTTGGGTTTTATTTGTGCTCAAGATTTAAATCCTCAAAAAGCTAGAATTTTGCTTATGTTGGCATTAACTAAAACTAAAGATCTTAAAACAATTCAAAATTTCTTCCAAACTTATTAA